A window of the Thiomicrospira microaerophila genome harbors these coding sequences:
- the rplP gene encoding 50S ribosomal protein L16, whose product MLMPKRTKFRKVQKGRNRGLAQTGCKVSFGEFGLKATERGRLTSRQIESARRAMTRHIKRGGKIWIRVFPDKPITSKPLEVRMGKGKGSVEYWVAQIQPGRVLYEVQGVNESLARQAFSLAAAKLPFKTQFVTRTVM is encoded by the coding sequence ATGTTAATGCCGAAGCGTACTAAATTTAGAAAAGTCCAGAAAGGGCGTAATCGTGGGTTGGCCCAGACTGGATGCAAGGTAAGTTTTGGTGAGTTTGGTCTTAAGGCTACCGAAAGAGGTAGGCTGACATCTCGTCAAATTGAATCAGCACGTCGTGCGATGACACGTCATATTAAAAGAGGTGGTAAAATCTGGATCCGTGTTTTCCCAGATAAGCCAATTACAAGTAAGCCATTAGAAGTTCGTATGGGTAAAGGTAAGGGTAGTGTTGAGTACTGGGTTGCTCAGATTCAACCTGGTCGTGTACTGTACGAAGTTCAAGGTGTTAACGAGAGTTTGGCCAGACAAGCGTTCAGTTTAGCTGCTGCAAAGTTGCCATTTAAAACTCAGTTTGTAACAAGAACGGTGATGTAA
- the rpsN gene encoding 30S ribosomal protein S14 translates to MAKTSMIERELKRAKTVAKFAAKREELKAKSVDMSLSYDERMDAIDKLSKLPRNASPVRQQRRCKLTGRPHAVYRKFGLSRNMLRLYAMQGDVPGLRKASW, encoded by the coding sequence ATGGCTAAAACTTCAATGATTGAGCGCGAACTGAAGCGCGCAAAAACAGTTGCAAAGTTTGCTGCTAAGCGTGAAGAGCTTAAGGCAAAATCTGTAGATATGTCCCTTTCTTATGATGAGCGTATGGATGCAATAGATAAGCTTTCAAAGCTTCCTAGAAATGCATCACCGGTAAGGCAGCAACGCCGTTGTAAATTGACCGGAAGACCTCATGCTGTTTACAGAAAGTTTGGTCTTTCGCGTAACATGTTACGTTTATATGCAATGCAGGGCGATGTTCCTGGTTTAAGAAAAGCAAGTTGGTAG
- the rplX gene encoding 50S ribosomal protein L24 gives MNRLKKGDEVIILAGKDKGKKGTVATFFDNDRVLVEGVNLVKKHTKANPMTGAQGGIVNKEMPIHISNVALFNPETQKADRIGFRIENDVKIRFFKSTNKAVDA, from the coding sequence ATGAATCGTTTGAAAAAAGGTGACGAAGTCATAATCCTTGCAGGTAAAGACAAGGGTAAAAAAGGTACAGTAGCAACGTTTTTTGATAATGACCGTGTACTTGTTGAGGGTGTAAATCTCGTCAAAAAGCATACTAAGGCTAATCCTATGACGGGTGCGCAAGGTGGTATTGTAAATAAAGAAATGCCAATACACATTTCTAATGTTGCTTTATTTAACCCTGAAACGCAAAAGGCTGATCGCATAGGTTTTCGTATTGAAAATGATGTGAAGATCAGATTCTTCAAGTCTACAAACAAAGCTGTTGATGCTTAA
- the rplF gene encoding 50S ribosomal protein L6, which yields MSRIAKSPITLPAGVEFSITGSEVVVKGPKGNLNCKINSSVKVQNNDGVVTFEPSGKSVDGWAQAGTARAVINNMVTGVSHGFEKKLQLVGVGYRAQVQGNVINLTLGFSHPVAHQLPEGVTAETPTQTEIIIRGADKQAVGQVAAQVRGYRPPEPYKGKGVKYADERILRKEAKKK from the coding sequence ATGTCTAGAATTGCAAAGTCTCCTATTACTTTACCTGCAGGTGTTGAGTTTTCAATTACTGGTTCAGAAGTAGTGGTAAAGGGGCCAAAAGGAAATTTAAACTGTAAGATTAACTCTTCAGTTAAAGTTCAAAATAATGACGGTGTAGTTACTTTTGAGCCAAGTGGTAAATCCGTTGATGGATGGGCACAAGCGGGTACCGCTCGCGCTGTTATCAATAATATGGTTACAGGTGTGTCACACGGTTTTGAAAAGAAACTCCAGTTAGTGGGTGTAGGTTATCGTGCTCAAGTTCAGGGTAACGTGATCAATTTAACGCTTGGTTTTTCGCACCCTGTAGCGCATCAATTGCCTGAAGGTGTAACCGCTGAAACACCAACTCAAACTGAAATTATTATTCGTGGAGCTGACAAGCAAGCCGTTGGTCAAGTTGCAGCTCAAGTGCGTGGTTATAGACCTCCTGAGCCTTATAAAGGCAAAGGTGTTAAGTACGCTGATGAAAGAATTCTTCGTAAAGAAGCTAAGAAGAAATAG
- the rplO gene encoding 50S ribosomal protein L15, whose translation MFLNTLSPADGSRKERRRVGRGQGSGLGKMGGRGHKGQKSRSGGFHKVGFEGGQMPIQRRLPKVGFSSHMAKFSAEVRLDALNVFAGTEIDVALLKAHDLVPANTKKVKIVKSGDLTASVTLSGINVTAGAKEAILAAGGTIKE comes from the coding sequence ATGTTTTTAAATACTTTATCTCCTGCAGACGGTTCTAGAAAAGAAAGGCGTCGTGTTGGTCGTGGTCAAGGTTCAGGTCTTGGTAAGATGGGTGGTCGTGGTCACAAAGGTCAGAAGTCCCGTTCAGGTGGTTTTCACAAGGTTGGCTTTGAAGGTGGTCAAATGCCTATCCAGCGTCGCCTACCTAAAGTTGGGTTTTCATCACATATGGCCAAGTTCTCTGCTGAAGTTCGTCTAGATGCGTTAAATGTATTTGCTGGAACGGAAATTGATGTTGCTTTGTTAAAGGCACATGATCTTGTTCCTGCAAACACGAAAAAAGTTAAGATTGTTAAATCAGGTGATTTAACTGCTAGTGTAACTTTATCTGGAATTAATGTTACTGCTGGTGCTAAAGAAGCGATTCTTGCCGCTGGCGGTACAATTAAAGAGTAA
- the secY gene encoding preprotein translocase subunit SecY — MNSPTLAQGASGKAGLGDLKARLLFVIGALIVYRLGTHIPVPSIDPIALAAMFDQQRGTVLDMFNMFSGGALERLSIFALGIMPYISAAIIMQLLTAVSPTLEQLKKEGEQGRRKITQYTRYGTVVLATFQAIGVSIALQAQNINGMPVVVNPGPIFMLTAVVTLVSGTIFLMWLGEQITERGIGNGISLIIFAGIVAGLPSALGGTLEQVHTGALHALTVVVLLMLVAAVTAFVVFVERGQRRLPVHYAQRMRGRKLYGGQEGHLPLKLNMAGVIPPIFASSIILFPASLGGWFGSSENMGWLKDIATTLAPGQPLYVILYAIAIMFFCFFYTAIVFNPKETADNLRKSGAFLPGIRPGPQTARYIDSVMGRLTLAGAIYITAVCLLPEFLILYWNVPFYFGGTALLIIVIVVMDFMTQIQSHMMSGQYESMMKKANLKGK, encoded by the coding sequence ATGAATAGTCCTACTTTAGCTCAAGGTGCATCAGGAAAAGCGGGTCTTGGTGATTTAAAAGCAAGATTATTGTTTGTAATTGGTGCACTGATTGTCTACAGGTTAGGGACTCATATTCCAGTACCTTCTATTGATCCCATTGCCTTAGCAGCAATGTTCGATCAGCAGAGGGGTACCGTGCTAGACATGTTTAACATGTTTTCTGGTGGAGCACTTGAGCGTCTTTCTATTTTTGCTTTGGGAATCATGCCGTATATTTCTGCAGCTATTATTATGCAGCTATTAACTGCGGTTTCCCCAACGCTTGAACAGTTAAAAAAAGAAGGTGAGCAAGGACGAAGGAAGATTACGCAATATACTCGCTATGGAACAGTTGTTTTAGCAACATTTCAAGCTATTGGTGTTTCTATTGCATTACAAGCGCAGAATATAAATGGCATGCCTGTTGTCGTTAACCCAGGGCCAATTTTTATGTTAACTGCTGTTGTAACCTTGGTTAGTGGAACAATATTCTTAATGTGGTTAGGTGAACAGATCACTGAGCGTGGAATAGGAAATGGTATTTCATTGATTATTTTCGCCGGTATTGTTGCTGGTTTACCCTCTGCTTTGGGTGGTACTTTAGAGCAGGTTCATACCGGTGCTTTGCATGCTCTTACTGTTGTAGTTCTGTTAATGTTGGTTGCTGCAGTGACTGCATTTGTTGTATTCGTAGAACGTGGTCAAAGGCGTTTACCAGTTCATTATGCACAGCGTATGAGAGGTAGAAAATTATACGGTGGTCAAGAAGGTCATCTCCCTCTAAAGCTTAATATGGCTGGTGTAATTCCCCCAATATTTGCGTCGAGTATTATTTTGTTTCCTGCTTCACTGGGTGGATGGTTCGGTAGTTCTGAAAATATGGGTTGGTTAAAGGATATTGCGACTACACTCGCACCTGGTCAGCCCTTATATGTCATCCTGTATGCAATTGCAATTATGTTTTTCTGTTTTTTCTATACGGCTATTGTGTTCAATCCTAAAGAAACGGCAGATAATTTAAGAAAATCCGGTGCATTTTTACCAGGGATTAGACCTGGCCCTCAAACTGCTCGTTATATAGATAGCGTAATGGGTCGCTTGACTCTTGCGGGAGCTATTTATATTACCGCAGTATGTTTGCTGCCTGAGTTTTTGATTCTTTACTGGAATGTTCCGTTCTATTTTGGTGGTACTGCGCTTTTGATTATTGTGATTGTTGTGATGGACTTTATGACTCAGATACAGTCGCACATGATGTCAGGGCAGTATGAAAGCATGATGAAAAAAGCTAATTTAAAAGGCAAATAG
- the rplN gene encoding 50S ribosomal protein L14, translating to MIQMQSILEVADNSGAKRVMCIKVLGGSKRRYASVGDIIKVSVKEAAPRGKVKKGDVYSAVVVRTAKGVRRQDGSLIKFDDNAAVILNNKEQPIGTRIFGPVTRELRNEKFMKIVSLAPEVL from the coding sequence ATGATACAAATGCAATCAATTTTAGAAGTCGCTGATAATTCAGGGGCTAAACGTGTTATGTGCATCAAGGTTCTTGGTGGATCTAAGCGTCGTTATGCTAGTGTGGGTGATATTATTAAGGTTTCTGTTAAAGAAGCTGCACCTCGTGGCAAGGTAAAAAAGGGTGATGTTTACAGCGCTGTTGTTGTGAGAACGGCAAAGGGTGTTAGACGTCAGGACGGCTCATTAATTAAGTTTGATGATAATGCTGCTGTTATTTTAAATAACAAAGAGCAGCCTATTGGCACACGTATTTTTGGACCAGTTACTCGTGAGCTGCGTAATGAAAAGTTTATGAAAATCGTTTCATTGGCTCCAGAAGTATTGTAA
- the rplE gene encoding 50S ribosomal protein L5 produces the protein MARLKQFYKDQVVPKLVEQFDYKSVMQAPKITKITINMGVGAALADKKVLDNAMADMEAIAGQKPVKTLARKSVAGFKVRQGWPIGCKVTLRGERMYEFLDRLINISLPRVRDFRGVNAKAFDGRGNYTLGVKEQIIFPEIEFEKVDMMRGMDINIATTASSDAEAKALLEALNFPFKK, from the coding sequence ATGGCAAGATTAAAACAATTTTATAAAGATCAAGTTGTACCTAAATTAGTAGAGCAATTTGATTATAAGTCTGTAATGCAGGCACCAAAAATAACTAAAATTACCATTAACATGGGTGTTGGCGCTGCGCTTGCTGACAAAAAAGTTTTAGATAACGCTATGGCTGATATGGAAGCTATTGCAGGTCAGAAACCAGTTAAAACATTGGCACGTAAGTCTGTTGCTGGTTTTAAAGTGCGTCAAGGTTGGCCAATTGGTTGTAAGGTAACTTTGCGTGGCGAAAGAATGTATGAGTTTTTAGATAGGCTTATTAATATTTCATTGCCTCGTGTTCGTGATTTCCGTGGTGTAAATGCAAAAGCATTTGATGGTCGTGGCAATTACACACTGGGTGTTAAAGAGCAAATTATCTTTCCAGAAATCGAATTTGAAAAAGTAGATATGATGCGTGGTATGGATATTAATATTGCTACTACAGCTAGTAGTGATGCGGAAGCTAAAGCCCTGCTAGAGGCTTTGAATTTTCCGTTTAAAAAGTAA
- the rplB gene encoding 50S ribosomal protein L2, with product MAIIKKSKPTSPGRRFVVQIVEPSLHKGAPYAPLLEKKSKNGGRNNTGRITVRHNGGGHKQHYRLVDFKRNKDGIPATVERLEYDPNRTANIALVRYADGERAYILAPRNLAAGDVVESGSAASIKVGNTLPLRNIPVGTVVHAVEMRPGKGAQIARSAGAYVQIAGREGSYVLLKLRSGEMRKIHVDCRATVGEVGNTEHNLKKLGKAGAKRWRGIRPTVRGVAMNPVDHPHGGGEGRTSGGRHPVTPWGVPTKGKKTRSNKRTNNMIVRRRNSK from the coding sequence ATGGCGATTATTAAAAAATCAAAACCAACTTCTCCAGGACGTCGTTTTGTCGTGCAGATTGTTGAACCATCATTGCATAAAGGTGCACCTTACGCTCCTTTGTTGGAAAAAAAGTCAAAGAATGGTGGTAGAAATAACACAGGTCGCATTACTGTTCGTCATAATGGCGGTGGTCACAAGCAGCATTATCGTCTTGTTGATTTTAAGCGGAACAAAGATGGTATTCCTGCAACGGTTGAACGCTTAGAGTACGACCCTAACAGAACTGCAAATATTGCACTTGTTCGTTACGCAGATGGTGAGCGTGCATATATTCTTGCACCGCGTAATTTAGCTGCTGGTGACGTTGTAGAGTCAGGTTCTGCAGCTTCTATTAAAGTTGGTAACACTTTACCATTGCGAAATATACCCGTTGGTACAGTTGTGCATGCTGTTGAGATGCGTCCAGGTAAAGGTGCTCAAATTGCTCGTAGTGCGGGTGCTTATGTACAAATTGCGGGCAGAGAAGGTTCATATGTTTTGTTGAAGCTTCGTTCTGGTGAGATGCGTAAGATTCACGTAGATTGCCGTGCTACTGTTGGTGAAGTTGGCAATACAGAGCATAACCTTAAGAAGCTAGGTAAAGCCGGTGCAAAAAGATGGCGTGGTATTCGTCCAACTGTCCGTGGTGTTGCTATGAACCCAGTTGATCACCCGCATGGTGGTGGTGAGGGTCGTACTTCAGGTGGTCGTCATCCTGTTACGCCTTGGGGTGTGCCTACTAAAGGTAAGAAGACTAGAAGTAATAAACGTACTAATAATATGATAGTACGTCGTAGAAATAGTAAATAA
- the rpsC gene encoding 30S ribosomal protein S3: protein MGQKVHPIGIRLGITKDWNSRWYADSKNYSEFLVSDIEIREELNKKLSHASVSKINIERVANGIRVTVHTARPGVVIGKKGEDIEKLKADLMKKTGLPVNINIEEVKKPELDAKLVAESIAQQLEKRIQFRRAMKRAVGNAMRLGAQGIKVSIAGRLNGADIARTEWYREGRVPLHTFRADIDYSTFEADTTYGKLGVKVWIFHGEKLEKISMLKEDKSQPKAKKNRK, encoded by the coding sequence ATGGGTCAAAAAGTACATCCTATCGGTATCCGTCTAGGTATAACTAAAGATTGGAATTCTCGCTGGTATGCAGATAGCAAGAATTATTCTGAATTTTTGGTAAGTGATATCGAAATTAGAGAAGAATTAAATAAAAAATTAAGTCATGCTTCAGTTAGTAAGATTAACATTGAGCGTGTGGCTAATGGTATTCGTGTTACTGTTCATACTGCTCGCCCTGGAGTTGTTATTGGCAAAAAGGGTGAGGACATTGAAAAACTAAAGGCTGACTTAATGAAGAAGACAGGTTTACCTGTAAATATAAACATTGAGGAAGTTAAAAAGCCTGAGTTAGATGCAAAGCTTGTAGCTGAGAGCATTGCACAGCAACTTGAGAAACGTATTCAGTTTAGACGTGCTATGAAACGTGCGGTAGGTAATGCTATGCGTTTAGGTGCTCAGGGTATTAAAGTTTCAATCGCTGGTCGTTTGAATGGTGCAGATATTGCACGTACCGAATGGTACCGTGAAGGGCGAGTTCCTTTACATACATTTAGAGCTGACATAGATTATTCTACTTTTGAAGCAGATACTACCTACGGTAAGTTGGGTGTTAAGGTTTGGATCTTCCATGGTGAGAAATTAGAAAAAATCTCAATGTTGAAAGAAGATAAAAGTCAGCCCAAAGCTAAGAAAAACCGTAAATAA
- the rpsE gene encoding 30S ribosomal protein S5: MSSHEMQDGQDGLIEKLVSVRRVAKVVKGGRVFSFSALTVVGDGDGRVGFGSGKASEVPVAIKKAMEQARRNMQNIHLTNGTLEYPISFEQGAAKIVILPASEGTGVIAGGPMRSVLEAAGVKNVLAKCIGTTRPVNVVRATVNGLSSMHSPDFIAAKRGKNLKEIVGE, encoded by the coding sequence ATGTCTTCACATGAAATGCAAGACGGTCAAGATGGACTTATTGAAAAATTGGTCTCTGTTCGTCGCGTAGCAAAAGTTGTAAAGGGCGGACGCGTATTTTCGTTCTCTGCTTTAACAGTGGTTGGTGATGGTGATGGCCGTGTCGGTTTTGGCAGTGGTAAAGCAAGTGAAGTTCCGGTAGCGATTAAAAAAGCAATGGAGCAGGCGCGTAGAAATATGCAAAATATTCATTTGACCAACGGTACACTTGAGTATCCAATTAGCTTTGAGCAAGGCGCGGCTAAGATTGTAATTCTGCCAGCCTCAGAAGGTACAGGTGTTATTGCTGGTGGTCCAATGCGTTCTGTTTTGGAAGCGGCTGGTGTTAAAAACGTATTAGCTAAATGTATTGGTACTACTAGACCTGTGAACGTTGTTCGTGCAACAGTTAATGGTTTGTCTTCAATGCATTCTCCTGATTTTATTGCTGCAAAGCGTGGCAAAAATCTAAAAGAAATTGTAGGTGAATAA
- the rplR gene encoding 50S ribosomal protein L18 codes for MDSKQTRLRRAKKTRAKISALNMPRLCVNKTPKHIYVQLISADGASVIASSSTVQADVKSQVKYTGNKEAAIAVGKSIAEKAKSAGVTKVAFDRSGFKYHGRVQVLADAARENGLEF; via the coding sequence ATGGATAGCAAGCAAACTAGGCTTCGTAGAGCAAAAAAAACCCGCGCTAAAATTTCTGCTTTAAATATGCCGAGACTATGTGTAAATAAAACACCGAAGCATATTTATGTACAGTTAATTTCTGCTGATGGTGCAAGTGTAATTGCATCAAGCTCTACCGTACAAGCGGATGTAAAAAGTCAAGTAAAATATACCGGAAACAAAGAGGCAGCCATTGCAGTAGGAAAGTCTATTGCAGAAAAAGCTAAATCAGCAGGTGTAACAAAAGTTGCATTTGATCGTTCTGGTTTTAAATATCATGGACGCGTACAAGTGCTAGCAGATGCTGCACGTGAGAACGGTTTAGAGTTTTAA
- the rpsS gene encoding 30S ribosomal protein S19: protein MPRSVKKGPFVDHHLAKKVIEAQESGNKRPIKTWSRRSMILPDMIGLTIAVHNGKEHIPVFVSENMVGHKLGEFSMTRTYRGHAADKKAKR from the coding sequence ATGCCACGTTCAGTTAAAAAAGGACCTTTTGTAGATCATCACTTAGCAAAAAAAGTGATTGAGGCGCAAGAATCTGGTAACAAGCGTCCAATTAAAACCTGGTCAAGAAGATCAATGATTCTTCCAGATATGATTGGATTAACAATTGCAGTTCATAATGGTAAAGAGCATATTCCTGTTTTTGTTTCTGAAAACATGGTTGGTCATAAGTTGGGTGAGTTTTCAATGACTCGTACCTATCGTGGTCATGCTGCTGATAAGAAAGCTAAGCGTTAA
- the rplV gene encoding 50S ribosomal protein L22, with protein sequence MQVSATHKFARISPQKARLVADLIRGKDVESAVNILTFSNKKASDLMKKVLSSAIANAENNEGADIDELKVTAVFVDEGPLMKRMRARAKGRGNRIVKRMSHITVTVGEK encoded by the coding sequence ATGCAAGTTAGTGCAACACATAAATTCGCTCGTATCTCTCCTCAAAAGGCACGTTTAGTTGCGGATCTTATTCGTGGAAAAGATGTTGAGTCTGCTGTAAATATACTTACTTTCAGTAATAAGAAAGCTTCAGACCTAATGAAAAAGGTTCTAAGTTCTGCTATTGCAAATGCTGAAAACAATGAAGGTGCCGATATTGATGAGCTAAAAGTAACAGCCGTCTTTGTTGATGAAGGGCCATTAATGAAACGTATGAGAGCGCGTGCTAAAGGTCGCGGCAATCGTATTGTTAAGCGTATGAGTCACATTACTGTTACTGTTGGTGAGAAATAA
- the rpsH gene encoding 30S ribosomal protein S8 yields MSMSDPIADMLTRIRNGQMAGHSNVSMPSSKLKTALAKLLADEGYVASYEVKNIDGKSTLSIDLKYYQGKPVIELLKRVSRPGLRVYKNKDELPKVIGGLGVAVVSTSKGIMSDREARNQGVGGEIVCYVA; encoded by the coding sequence ATGAGTATGTCTGATCCAATCGCGGATATGTTAACGCGTATTCGTAATGGCCAAATGGCTGGCCATTCAAATGTGAGCATGCCTTCTTCAAAATTGAAAACAGCATTAGCAAAATTGCTTGCTGACGAAGGTTATGTGGCTTCTTATGAAGTTAAGAATATTGATGGCAAGTCAACCTTGTCTATCGATTTAAAGTATTATCAAGGCAAGCCAGTAATTGAGCTACTTAAGCGTGTTAGTCGTCCAGGTCTTCGTGTTTACAAAAATAAAGACGAGTTGCCAAAAGTTATCGGTGGACTGGGTGTTGCTGTAGTCTCAACCTCAAAAGGCATTATGTCTGATCGCGAAGCTCGTAACCAGGGCGTTGGCGGTGAGATTGTTTGCTATGTTGCTTAA
- the rpmC gene encoding 50S ribosomal protein L29, translating into MTASDLREKTPEQLNEELIALLKEQFNLRMQNATGQLTSSAKLKTVRRSIARVKTIIREKVGN; encoded by the coding sequence ATGACAGCAAGTGATCTAAGAGAAAAAACACCAGAGCAACTTAATGAAGAATTGATTGCTCTTTTAAAAGAACAGTTTAATTTAAGAATGCAGAATGCAACGGGTCAGCTAACAAGTTCAGCTAAACTTAAAACTGTTAGACGTTCAATTGCACGTGTAAAAACTATTATTCGTGAAAAAGTGGGTAATTAA
- the rpsQ gene encoding 30S ribosomal protein S17 produces the protein MSEQTKKPRTLSGVVSSNGMDKSIVVLTERYVKHSKYKKYIKKSTKIMAHDEQNVCGLGDTVTIEECRPLSKNKSWTLLTVDEKAKI, from the coding sequence ATGTCAGAACAAACAAAAAAACCACGTACATTGTCTGGAGTAGTTTCTAGTAATGGCATGGATAAATCTATTGTTGTATTGACTGAGCGATATGTAAAGCATTCTAAGTATAAAAAGTATATTAAAAAATCAACAAAGATTATGGCTCATGATGAGCAAAATGTATGTGGTTTAGGTGATACTGTTACTATTGAGGAATGTCGTCCTTTGTCAAAGAACAAGTCATGGACATTATTGACCGTAGACGAAAAAGCTAAGATTTAG
- the rplD gene encoding 50S ribosomal protein L4: MELKMIELATGASAGVVNVSESVFGVDFNESLVHQVVVAYMAGARSGTKSQKTRSEVRGGGIKPWRQKGTGRARAGTIRSPIWVGGGRAFPGQNRDFSQKVNKKMYRGAMRSILSELSRAGRLIIVDDFKVDAPKTRDFKSKLANLGVTDALVVTEAFDEYLYLSARNIYKADVTDVASVDPLSLVGFKNVILTQGAVKQLEEKFA, translated from the coding sequence ATGGAATTAAAAATGATTGAACTTGCTACCGGTGCTAGTGCTGGAGTGGTTAATGTTTCAGAATCCGTTTTCGGTGTTGATTTTAATGAATCGCTCGTTCACCAGGTTGTTGTAGCTTATATGGCTGGTGCGCGTTCTGGTACTAAGTCTCAGAAGACAAGATCTGAAGTTAGAGGTGGTGGTATTAAGCCTTGGCGTCAAAAAGGAACGGGTAGAGCTAGAGCTGGAACAATTCGCAGTCCTATTTGGGTTGGCGGTGGTAGAGCTTTCCCAGGTCAAAATCGCGATTTCTCACAAAAAGTTAATAAGAAGATGTATCGCGGTGCAATGCGTTCAATACTAAGTGAGTTGAGTAGAGCAGGTCGCTTAATTATTGTAGATGATTTTAAGGTTGATGCACCAAAGACGCGTGATTTCAAATCTAAATTGGCAAACCTAGGTGTAACAGATGCCCTGGTTGTAACTGAAGCTTTTGATGAATATCTATATCTTTCTGCCAGAAATATATACAAGGCAGATGTTACTGATGTTGCATCAGTTGATCCGTTAAGTTTGGTAGGTTTTAAAAATGTAATTCTTACCCAGGGTGCTGTTAAGCAACTAGAGGAGAAGTTCGCATGA
- the rpmD gene encoding 50S ribosomal protein L30 → MSDNKHIKVTLVKSTIGRLPAHKACVAGLGLRRMHHSVTVINTPENRGMINKVSYLLKVEEV, encoded by the coding sequence ATGTCGGATAATAAGCATATTAAAGTAACACTTGTAAAGAGTACTATTGGTCGTTTACCTGCACACAAGGCTTGTGTTGCCGGTTTGGGTTTAAGAAGAATGCATCATAGTGTTACTGTGATTAATACTCCTGAAAATCGTGGAATGATTAATAAGGTTTCTTATCTATTAAAAGTTGAGGAAGTATAA
- the rpsM gene encoding 30S ribosomal protein S13 has protein sequence MARIAGVNLPLNKHIVIGLRSIYGVGQTTAQNLCAAAGLDPTTKVRNLTEDQLVSIRNELAKYKIEGDLRRDVSMNIKRLMDMGCFRGIRHRRSLPLRGQRTKTNARTRKGPKKPIKK, from the coding sequence ATGGCTCGTATTGCCGGCGTAAATTTACCGCTTAACAAGCACATTGTTATCGGTTTAAGATCCATTTATGGAGTAGGCCAGACTACTGCTCAAAACTTGTGCGCAGCAGCTGGGCTAGATCCTACTACTAAGGTTCGTAACCTTACTGAAGACCAATTGGTTTCGATAAGAAATGAATTGGCAAAGTATAAAATTGAAGGTGATTTAAGACGTGATGTATCTATGAATATCAAGCGTCTGATGGATATGGGTTGCTTCCGTGGTATTCGTCATCGTCGTAGTCTTCCATTGCGTGGACAGCGTACTAAGACTAATGCACGTACCCGTAAAGGTCCAAAAAAACCTATTAAGAAATAA
- the rplW gene encoding 50S ribosomal protein L23 — translation MSQERLLKVLLAPHVSEKSSLLAEAQSQYVFKVTPDATKQEVKMAVETLFNVKVESVNVLNQKGKRKVFKGRAGVRSGSRKAVVKLVAGQELDFVSGE, via the coding sequence ATGAGTCAAGAACGTTTGTTGAAAGTTTTATTGGCACCGCATGTTTCTGAAAAAAGCTCATTACTTGCTGAAGCTCAGTCTCAATATGTATTTAAAGTAACGCCTGATGCCACAAAGCAAGAAGTTAAAATGGCTGTCGAAACCTTGTTTAACGTTAAGGTAGAGTCTGTTAACGTGCTGAACCAAAAAGGTAAGCGTAAGGTTTTCAAAGGTCGCGCAGGTGTTCGTAGTGGCAGTAGAAAAGCTGTTGTTAAGCTTGTTGCTGGTCAAGAACTTGACTTTGTGTCTGGTGAATAA